From Sphingobacterium bambusae:
TTCTGGACAGCGCATGATTTTCTGAAAAAGCAAATCACCTGCAGCATCGTAAAAATATTTTGATGGTAAGCGCTTCATCGGTTCACGCAACCCCGAGAGCACATCTTGGTAGAACACTCCGCTACGATTACTTAAATCGTTTTGATCCAAATCCTCTCTTCGCATATACATAGTTGGCAGCTCCTTATTCTTTAATGAAAATACAATCGATAACACGAAATGTTTGCCAAACAGCGTATTGCCTGCTTACAAGCAGATAAGTTTCCACGAAGATTAATAAGCGCTAATCCTAACATTATGGATTTGCTTTCTTCAATGAATCTGCTTTTTGCAGCGAATCCTGTTTCAAGGTGTCTGTTGTGCCGTAAAGCGGTTCATCAGTAGAATTGAGGTTGTAGCGCGACTTATCCATTTCGCTGACAGGTCCCGGTGTGGTTTCTACACTGTCTGCAGCTTTGCTATCTGAATTCCCACCGCCACAGGACCAAAGTAGTATGGGTAGACTGGCGAATAATACGAATGTGCATTTTTTCATAACGTTTATATTTGATTTAACCATAGGTGTCTGTGTTAGCACCCTACTGCGATAAGGACGCATAAGTGAACAACATGTTAGCCAAAGCACCGCAAAACAAGTATTTACACCAAGAATACGGGTAGTTCTTTCCTTTAATAGGGTTCGCAAAAGCGAAATACTCAATATTCCGCGCGCCGAACTAAGCTATCCCTGTGCCTTTCTGAAAATAACGGATGTGAACGAATCTGCCTTCAGACCGTTCTCTTCCTACGGAAAAGGTAGCTCCGGCAAACCTTTAACAAACCGTTTTATAGCGTATGGAAGAACCAGAAAAAGAACAACAGGCCTCAGAAGCCTTCTTTCAGGAGGCTTTACAATTGCTTCACGAGAGCAAGCTACCCTACATGCTGGGCGGAGCCTTTGCCATGTTTCATTACACAGGCATTTTCAGAAACACCAAAGATTTGGATATCTTTTGCAAAAGCACCGAGTATATCCCCATCCTCAAGTTCTTCGCTGAGCGCGGATACCGTGTAGAACATACGGACGTACGCTGGCTGGCGAAGGTGTTTAAGGACGATTTCTATATTGATATTATTTTTGACAGCGTCAATCATATCTGTACCGTTGATGACTCTTGGTATGAACGTGCGGCAGACGGACATTTTATGAACATCCCCGTGCGCTTTATTCCTGCAGAGGAATTGATCTGGTGCAAACTTTACGTACAAAACCGTGAACGTAATGATAATGCGGACATTAACCATACGCTACTGAAATATGGTAAGCAATTGGACTGGGATCACCTTCTTTTCCGAATCGATGCACATTGGCATCTGTTATTGAGCCAATTGTTGAGCTTCCAGTTTGTTTATCCCTCCGAGTACGCGGATATTATCCCGCAAAAACTGTTCATGAATCTGCTGGAGCGTGCTAAGGAACAATATGATCTCCCTCCGCCGGTAGAGAAAGTGTGTCGCGGCCCACTGATCGACCAAACACAGTATCAGGTGGACGTCCGGGAGTGGAACTATAAATCTTACACCATAAAAACAGTTTAATGATGGCAACACGTGAACCGATAAAGATTGCTGCAGTTGGCGACTTACACGTTAAGATGACCGACAAAGGAAAATGGAAGAATTACTTCGAGGAAATATCCAACATAGCCGATGTACTATTAATATGTGGCGACCTGACCGACACCGGCGATGAGGAGGAAGCGCATATTTTGGCTGAGGAGCTGCACGCCTTGCACATACCCGCCGTTGGCGTCCTGGGCAACCACGACTACGAAAAAGGCCGTCAGAAGCTTATCCGACAAATGCTGTCGACTAGCAACTTTCAGTTGCTCGATGGCGAATCCGTTGTTATCAAAGATACGGGGTTTGCAGGCGTAAAGGGTTTTGGCGGAGGCTTTGATCGCTATATGCTATCTATGTTTGGTGAAGATGCCATGAAGGCATTTGTACAGGAGTCGGTAGATGAGTCAATGCAACTCGACCGTTCTCTTGCTCGATTGGAGCAGGAATATCCCGAAATTCCGAAGATTGCTCTACTCCATTATTCGCCAACCGCGGAAACCGTACAAGGCGAACCCGTAGAAATTTTTCCTTTCTTGGGGTCTTCCCTCTTAGCGGAACCACTCATTCGGCGACAAGTTTCGGCAGTATTTCACGGCCACGCCCATGCCGGACAACTTATCGGCTCGCTCTCCGAAAACCTAGCGGTTTACAACGTGGCGCTTCCCGTACTCAAAAAACACCAACAGGAGAAAGAATTCTTTATGGTCGAAATATAGTTTAAAAAAATATCAATCACAGGAAAAAGCCAATGGGCAGATGCGGAAAGAAGTACCCTGATTTCCATACATCTGCCTTATTTGGCTTAACCTTTTTCAACTTTCCATCCTGCCGCTTCCGGCCACCAAGAGCAGCAGAGATGGTCTCCTGCTTGTTAAATTGCGGTTCTTTCAATCGGTCCTTCATATGTTCATCCTTTTAATTGAATCAAAATTAATGGCTAATTACCTACTAAAACTTAACCTATGTCAAGAAAAAATATTCCACAGGTATTCATTTCATCTTAGTTCAACACAAAAAAAAACGATTAAGGCCATCCTTTCACAAAATATCGCTTGAATATTAACGTAATTTAGCCATATCTTATCCAAATATTCCCCTCAGCATCCATTCTTAGCCTGCCGTTTTCTATATTTACTGTCGAAAACCGGATCAGTACGACATCAAATGAAACACATCATTCAAACCCTAACTGTTATCGCCTTGACGGCACTCTATACGCCTTCCCACGGACAGCTAATGAAGGCCAAGGAGCTTTTCAGCAAGGCGGACTCCCTAAGAGGGACGTTAACACCGTTACGCACCTGCTATGATATCAAATACTACCACCTTGATGTCAAAGTAGACATTGACAAACGATTTATTTCAGGGAGCAACCTGTTCCGTTTTCAGGCAACGGCAGATTTTAATAAGCTGCAATTTGACTTGTTTGAAAACCTGTCTGTAGACAAAGTGTTATACAAGGGAAAATCCGTTCCCTTCGAACGGTCGTACAACGCCGTATTTGTTAGTTTTCCGCAAACTATCGAGAAGGGCAAGATCGATTCTTTCGTTGTGCATTACTCCGGAACTCCTGTTGCCGCTACTAGAGCACCTTGGGACGGCGGATTTGACTGGAAAACAGATAGCAATGGTAAACCGTGGGTGGCCACAGCCTGTCAAGGGCTCGGTGCCAGCGTATGGTGGCCCAATAAAGATCATCAATCAGACGAGGTAGATAGCATGCTGGTATCTGTTTCCGTGCCTAACGGCTTGATGAACGTATCCAATGGTAGACTACAAAAAGTGGAAAAACTGAAAAATGGCTACACGCGATACGATTGGAAAGTCACCAACCCGATCAACAACTATAATATAGCACTCAACATCGGTGACTATGTTCACGTGAAGGAGCTTTATCAAGGGGAAAAAGGACCGCTAACCGTGGACTACTATGTTTTAGAAGAAAATAAAGCTAAAATACCACATCTACAAAAAAATGCAAAACAAACGCTCGATGCATTTGAGCATTGGTTTGGCCCCTATCCGTTCTACGAAGATGGTTACAAACTTGTCGAAACCGCCCATTTAGGTATGGAGCACCAAAGTGCCGTCGCCTATGGCAACAAATACCAAAATGGCTACTTGGGGCGTGATGCCTCGGGCACCGGCTGGGGATTGAAATGGGATTTCATCGTCGTGCATGAATCGGGACATGAGTGGTTCGGTAACAATATCACCTCGAACGATCTAGCAGATATGTGGATACACGAAAGCTTTACCAACTACTCCGAAGCCCTGTTTATCGATTATCATTTTGGCAAAAAAGCGAGCTTGGCCTATGTGCATGGCAACCGCCAAGGCATATTAAACGATAAGCCCATGCAAGGTCCTTATGGCGTAAATAAAGAAGGATCTGGCGATATGTATCCAAAAGGCGGTGTGCTTTTAAATATGATTCGTACAATAATCGACGACGACGACAAATGGCGATCGATTTTACGTGGACTAAATGCAACCTTCTACCATAAAACGGTAGACTACGTGGATGTCTTACAATACCTCAACAAGGAAAGCGGCATGGATTTCACCACTGTATTCGAGCAATACATCCAGCGTAAAAGTATCCCCGTTTTGGAACTGCGGAAAACCCCAGATGGCAAGCTTGCTTGTCGATGGATTACGGAAACAGCACAGTTCAAAATGCCAGTTCATATCGGCTTAAAAGGCGGTGAACAGAAACGCTATATGATTAGCGATAAGTTGACTATCCTCCCCCTACAAATTGATGATTTAAACAAGATCGATGTCGACACGTTCAACTACTATATTGGCACATTAATGCAATAAAAGACCGATTTTATCGTTGTAAGGTTTTTATCGATTTCTATCATGAAAACATTTACGGCGTGCATCACTTTTTCCTATCCAACAGATGGATAAAACCATTTTTTTTATTTAGGTTTGCATTAAAATTGAAAATAAGACAAGAGACATTCAATGGGGTTATTTAACTGGTTTACGCAAGAAGTTGCTATCGATTTGGGAACGGCCAACACCCTGATCATACATAATGACAAAGTAGTAGTCGATGAACCATCTATCGTTGCCTTCGACCGCACCACCAACAAGGTGATCGCGATAGGGCGGCAGGCCATGCAGATGGAAGGAAAGACTCATGATAACATAAAGACAGTAAGGCCTCTTCGGGATGGTGTTATTGCTGATTTTACAGCAGCCGAACACCTCATTCGCGGGATGGTGAAACTGGTAAACAACGGAAAGTCGTGGTTTTTCCCCTCGCTTCGTATGGTGGTATGTATCCCTTCAGGAATCACCGAAGTGGAGAAAAGAGCGGTACGCGACTCTGCCGAGATTGCAGGAGCTAAAGAGGTTTACCTTATCCACGAACCGATGGCGGCAGCTGTAGGTATCGGTATTGATGTGGAAGAGCCCGTGGGTAACATGATCATCGATATCGGTGGCGGTACCACCGAGATTGCCGTGATCGCCCTTTCGGGTATTGTTTGCGACCAATCTATTCGCGTAGCCGGAGATAACTTTGACTCCGATATTGTACAATATATCCGTCGTCAACATAATATTATGATCGGTGAACGCACCGCAGAAAAAATCAAGATTGAAGTAGGTGCCGCTCTTCCGGAACTACAAGATCCACCAGAGGATTTTGCGGTACAAGGACGTGACCTGATGACCGGTATACCTAAACAAATTACCGTTTCTTATACTGAAATAGCACACTGTCTGGATAAATCTATCTCTAAGATCGAAGAAGCTATCCTAAAAGCCTTGGAAATTACACCGCCAGAACTATCGGCAGATATCTATCAAACCGGTATTTATTTAACTGGTGGTGGAGCCTTGCTGCGTGGTTTGGATAAACGTATCCAAGCGAAAACCAAGCTTCCTGTGCATGTTGCCGAAGATCCCCTTCGCGCCGTGGTAAGAGGTACAGGCATCGCTTTGAAAAACATTGGACGATTTAAATTTTTGATGCAGTAACGCGTCTATATAATTTTTCTAACATGCGCGATATAGAAAAGAGGTCATCTACTATTCTATATCGCGTATTTGTTGACAGGTAATTAACGGATATTCATGAAAAACCTTTGGCTATTTCTTGTTCGATACAATGCGATCTTCTGGTTTATCCTGTTTTTCTCCGTGTCCATTGCCCTCGTCGTACAACACAACAGCTACCAACGCACATCCTTTATAAACTCGTCCAATGTCATGGTGGGCTCGTTTTATCAACAGGTCAACTCTTGGAAAAGCTACCTCTCGCTACATGATGCCAACGAAAAGTTGGCCGCTGAAAACGTCTTGCTAAGACAGCAAATTCAAAACTTGCTTCAAGCGGATACATCGGCTGACTCGGTACATATTGTAGATTCGATTGAGCAGGGTAGATACGCATTTATTGTGGCCAACGTGGCAAACAACAGTGTGCACCAAAAGAGCAACTACCTCACACTGGATAAAGGATCTGCAGATGGCGTAGAAAAAGGAATGGGCGTTATCACCAGCAATGGTGTGGTAGGCATTATCCTGCAAACATCGGCTCATTTCAGTTCGGTGCAATCCTTGCTCCATCCCGACACGAAAATATCCGTAACCTTGGATAGCTCTGAAGTATTTGGATCGCTCGTATGGGGAAGCAATATTGATCCACGTTTTGGTATGGTGCGGGATATCCCTAACCATGTACAGGTGAAAAAAGGCGAAAAGGTATTTACCTCCGGTTATTCGCTCTTTCCGGCAGGAATACACGTCGGTAATATTGTCGAAACAGGTATCAAATCTGGGGAAAGCTTCTTGGATCTTAAAATCAAGTTGTCCACCAATTTTAGCAACCTGAACCACGTCTACATCGTCCGAGATTTGTTAGTCAATGAAAAAGAAACGTTAGAAACAACGAGCCAAGACAATGGGTAAAGTTATCGTACTAAATATCATCCGATTCTTTGTAGTTGTGTTGCTGCAGGTGGCCCTATTTAAAAACATAGGTTACTACAATGTAGCTTCCACTTTTCCCTACATTTTCTTTATCCTACTACTGCCCATAGGACTACCCAACCTATTGCTCTTCATCTTGGCTTTCCTCACGGGATTGACTATCGATGCATTTTACGATTCAACGGGTGTACATGCCGCGGCCTGCGTGGCATTAGCTCTTTTCCGAACGTTTTTCCATAAAATTACACTGGAAGTGGAGATAAAAGATTCCTTCAATACCCCATCTCTGGGGGAAATGGGAACAAAATGGTTTCTGCCCTATGTGTTCTTCGGAACGTTGATTCACCATTTTACACTCTTCTTGGTAGAAGTGTTTTCCTTTTCGAATTTTCTATACACGCTGGCTAGCATCGTTTTAAGTAGTATCTTTACGTTATGTGTGATCTTCTTGATGAGCTTGCTGGTTTACAGAAGAAAATCACGTATCAACAGTATTTAATTAAACATTAACATAAGGACTTTACGTTCATGAATAGTTTTTTCGCACGTAAATTTGTCATTCAAGGAATATTTATTGCCGTGGCGCTGGTCATTGTGATACGTCTGTTTTATATTCAGATTATTGACGAATCGTATTTATTATCAGCCAACAACAATGTGCTTCGAAAAGTCGTCGTGTACCCCGCTCGCGGAGTCGTTTT
This genomic window contains:
- the mreC gene encoding rod shape-determining protein MreC; its protein translation is MKNLWLFLVRYNAIFWFILFFSVSIALVVQHNSYQRTSFINSSNVMVGSFYQQVNSWKSYLSLHDANEKLAAENVLLRQQIQNLLQADTSADSVHIVDSIEQGRYAFIVANVANNSVHQKSNYLTLDKGSADGVEKGMGVITSNGVVGIILQTSAHFSSVQSLLHPDTKISVTLDSSEVFGSLVWGSNIDPRFGMVRDIPNHVQVKKGEKVFTSGYSLFPAGIHVGNIVETGIKSGESFLDLKIKLSTNFSNLNHVYIVRDLLVNEKETLETTSQDNG
- a CDS encoding nucleotidyltransferase gives rise to the protein MEEPEKEQQASEAFFQEALQLLHESKLPYMLGGAFAMFHYTGIFRNTKDLDIFCKSTEYIPILKFFAERGYRVEHTDVRWLAKVFKDDFYIDIIFDSVNHICTVDDSWYERAADGHFMNIPVRFIPAEELIWCKLYVQNRERNDNADINHTLLKYGKQLDWDHLLFRIDAHWHLLLSQLLSFQFVYPSEYADIIPQKLFMNLLERAKEQYDLPPPVEKVCRGPLIDQTQYQVDVREWNYKSYTIKTV
- a CDS encoding M1 family metallopeptidase, which encodes MKHIIQTLTVIALTALYTPSHGQLMKAKELFSKADSLRGTLTPLRTCYDIKYYHLDVKVDIDKRFISGSNLFRFQATADFNKLQFDLFENLSVDKVLYKGKSVPFERSYNAVFVSFPQTIEKGKIDSFVVHYSGTPVAATRAPWDGGFDWKTDSNGKPWVATACQGLGASVWWPNKDHQSDEVDSMLVSVSVPNGLMNVSNGRLQKVEKLKNGYTRYDWKVTNPINNYNIALNIGDYVHVKELYQGEKGPLTVDYYVLEENKAKIPHLQKNAKQTLDAFEHWFGPYPFYEDGYKLVETAHLGMEHQSAVAYGNKYQNGYLGRDASGTGWGLKWDFIVVHESGHEWFGNNITSNDLADMWIHESFTNYSEALFIDYHFGKKASLAYVHGNRQGILNDKPMQGPYGVNKEGSGDMYPKGGVLLNMIRTIIDDDDKWRSILRGLNATFYHKTVDYVDVLQYLNKESGMDFTTVFEQYIQRKSIPVLELRKTPDGKLACRWITETAQFKMPVHIGLKGGEQKRYMISDKLTILPLQIDDLNKIDVDTFNYYIGTLMQ
- a CDS encoding metallophosphoesterase family protein, translated to MMATREPIKIAAVGDLHVKMTDKGKWKNYFEEISNIADVLLICGDLTDTGDEEEAHILAEELHALHIPAVGVLGNHDYEKGRQKLIRQMLSTSNFQLLDGESVVIKDTGFAGVKGFGGGFDRYMLSMFGEDAMKAFVQESVDESMQLDRSLARLEQEYPEIPKIALLHYSPTAETVQGEPVEIFPFLGSSLLAEPLIRRQVSAVFHGHAHAGQLIGSLSENLAVYNVALPVLKKHQQEKEFFMVEI
- a CDS encoding rod shape-determining protein, whose translation is MGLFNWFTQEVAIDLGTANTLIIHNDKVVVDEPSIVAFDRTTNKVIAIGRQAMQMEGKTHDNIKTVRPLRDGVIADFTAAEHLIRGMVKLVNNGKSWFFPSLRMVVCIPSGITEVEKRAVRDSAEIAGAKEVYLIHEPMAAAVGIGIDVEEPVGNMIIDIGGGTTEIAVIALSGIVCDQSIRVAGDNFDSDIVQYIRRQHNIMIGERTAEKIKIEVGAALPELQDPPEDFAVQGRDLMTGIPKQITVSYTEIAHCLDKSISKIEEAILKALEITPPELSADIYQTGIYLTGGGALLRGLDKRIQAKTKLPVHVAEDPLRAVVRGTGIALKNIGRFKFLMQ
- a CDS encoding rod shape-determining protein MreD, yielding MGKVIVLNIIRFFVVVLLQVALFKNIGYYNVASTFPYIFFILLLPIGLPNLLLFILAFLTGLTIDAFYDSTGVHAAACVALALFRTFFHKITLEVEIKDSFNTPSLGEMGTKWFLPYVFFGTLIHHFTLFLVEVFSFSNFLYTLASIVLSSIFTLCVIFLMSLLVYRRKSRINSI